From the Streptomyces sp. KMM 9044 genome, one window contains:
- a CDS encoding 8-oxoguanine deaminase, which translates to MEAARRTVIENCAIATVDAKDAEYVSGHLVLAGHRIESLGPGRAPGSLENVVRRIDATGHLATPGLVNTHHHFYQWITRGLATDHNLFDWLVALYPTWARIDEPMVHAAARGSLAMMARGGVTTAMDHHYVFPRGSGDLSGAVIRAARDMGVRFTLARGSMDRSEKDGGLPPDFAVETLDDALAATEETVREHHDTSGDAMTQVAVAPCSPFSVSTELMRQGAELARGLGVRLHTHGSETVEEEKFCHELFGMGPTDYFESTGWLGEDVWMAHCVHMNDSDIAAFARTGTGVAHCPSSNARLAAGIARVPDLLTAGVPVGLGVDGTASNESGELHTELRNALLVSRLGPHREAALTARQVLRLGTYGGAQVLGRAAEIGSLEPGKLADLVLWRMDTLAHASIADPVAALVLGAAAPVTASFVNGRQVVEEGRLRTADEGEIARATRAQARRLAAIAAQG; encoded by the coding sequence ATGGAAGCAGCCCGGCGCACCGTCATAGAGAACTGCGCGATCGCGACCGTCGACGCGAAGGACGCCGAGTACGTTTCCGGGCACCTCGTCCTCGCCGGCCACCGCATCGAGTCGCTCGGCCCGGGCAGGGCCCCCGGAAGCCTGGAGAACGTCGTCCGCCGCATCGACGCCACCGGGCATCTGGCGACGCCCGGCCTGGTCAACACCCACCACCACTTCTACCAGTGGATCACCCGGGGCTTGGCCACCGACCACAACCTGTTCGACTGGCTCGTCGCGCTCTACCCGACCTGGGCGCGCATCGACGAGCCGATGGTGCACGCCGCCGCCCGGGGCTCCCTCGCGATGATGGCCCGCGGCGGTGTCACCACCGCCATGGACCACCACTACGTGTTCCCCCGCGGCTCCGGCGACCTGTCCGGCGCCGTCATCCGTGCCGCCCGCGACATGGGTGTGCGCTTCACCCTCGCCCGCGGTTCGATGGACCGCAGCGAGAAGGACGGCGGACTGCCCCCGGACTTCGCCGTCGAGACGCTCGACGACGCCCTCGCCGCGACCGAGGAGACCGTCCGGGAGCACCACGACACCTCAGGCGACGCCATGACCCAGGTCGCCGTGGCCCCCTGCTCCCCCTTCTCCGTCTCCACCGAACTGATGCGGCAGGGCGCGGAGCTGGCGCGCGGTCTCGGCGTACGTCTGCACACGCACGGGTCGGAGACGGTGGAGGAGGAGAAGTTCTGCCACGAACTGTTCGGCATGGGCCCGACCGACTACTTCGAGTCCACCGGCTGGCTCGGCGAGGACGTGTGGATGGCGCACTGCGTCCACATGAACGACTCCGACATCGCCGCCTTCGCCCGTACGGGCACGGGCGTCGCCCACTGCCCCTCCTCCAACGCCCGCCTCGCCGCCGGGATCGCCCGCGTCCCCGACCTGCTGACCGCCGGAGTCCCGGTCGGCCTCGGCGTGGACGGCACCGCGTCCAACGAGTCCGGCGAACTGCACACCGAACTGCGCAACGCCCTCCTCGTGAGCCGCCTCGGCCCTCACCGCGAAGCCGCTCTGACCGCACGCCAGGTGCTGCGCCTGGGCACCTACGGAGGTGCCCAGGTCCTGGGCAGGGCAGCGGAGATCGGCTCGCTGGAGCCGGGCAAGCTCGCCGACCTGGTGCTGTGGCGGATGGACACCCTGGCCCACGCGTCCATCGCCGACCCGGTGGCCGCGCTGGTCCTGGGCGCGGCGGCGCCGGTCACCGCGTCGTTCGTGAACGGCCGTCAGGTCGTGGAGGAGGGCCGGCTGCGCACGGCCGACGAGGGCGAGATCGCCCGCGCCACCCGCGCCCAGGCCCGGCGGCTGGCTGCCATCGCGGCGCAGGGCTGA
- a CDS encoding peptide chain release factor 3, protein MSASRDRAAAEAARRRTFAVISHPDAGKSTLTEALALHAQAITQAGAVHGKAGRRGVASDWMEMEKARGISVTSAVLQFAHRGCVLNLLDTPGHADFSEDTYRVLAAVDCAVMLVDAAKGLEEQTRKLFDVCRHRGIPVITFINKWDRPGRDALELLDEIEREFRLGPTPVTWPVGEAGHLRGLIDVREPERMLRYTRTPGGAHEATEEAVPAHQAELEEGADWGEALEELELLRADGAVHDREAFLAGRTTPVFFGAAVSNIGVRLLLDAVVDLAPPPGPRALEGGGSRPVDAPFSGLVFKVQANMDPAHRDRIAFMRVCSGVFERGMTVTRAASGKPFATKYAHSVFGQDRSMVDLAYPGDVVGLVNAASLRVGDTLHTDRPAVFPPMPTFAPEHFAVVRPVDLSRSKQFRRGIAQLDEEGVVQVLSSDLRGEQAPVLAAVGPMQFDVVTTRMAGEFSAAVRLEMLPYHLARSTDAAGAEALNGSRIVKGEALTRIRDKAQLALFPDRWQAGSFQREFPGARLEHLVAAHD, encoded by the coding sequence ATGAGTGCCTCCCGGGACCGGGCGGCTGCCGAGGCGGCCCGACGGCGTACGTTCGCGGTGATCAGTCATCCGGACGCGGGCAAGTCCACGCTGACCGAGGCCCTCGCCCTGCACGCGCAGGCCATCACCCAGGCGGGCGCGGTGCACGGCAAGGCCGGGCGGCGCGGGGTGGCGTCGGACTGGATGGAGATGGAGAAGGCCCGCGGGATCTCGGTGACCTCGGCGGTGCTGCAGTTCGCGCACCGCGGGTGTGTGCTGAACCTGCTGGACACTCCCGGTCACGCGGACTTCTCCGAGGACACCTACCGGGTGCTGGCGGCGGTGGACTGCGCGGTGATGCTCGTGGACGCGGCCAAGGGCCTGGAGGAGCAGACCCGCAAGCTGTTCGACGTCTGCCGGCACCGCGGCATCCCGGTGATCACGTTCATCAACAAGTGGGACCGCCCCGGACGCGACGCCCTGGAACTTCTCGACGAGATCGAGCGGGAGTTCCGTCTCGGGCCCACCCCCGTCACCTGGCCGGTCGGCGAGGCCGGACACCTGCGCGGACTGATCGACGTACGCGAGCCGGAGCGGATGCTGCGCTACACCCGCACGCCCGGCGGCGCGCACGAGGCGACCGAGGAAGCCGTCCCGGCCCACCAGGCCGAGCTGGAGGAGGGTGCGGACTGGGGCGAGGCGCTCGAGGAGCTGGAGCTGCTGCGGGCCGACGGCGCCGTGCACGACCGGGAGGCGTTCCTGGCGGGCCGGACCACGCCGGTCTTCTTCGGCGCGGCGGTCTCCAACATCGGGGTGCGGCTGCTGCTGGACGCCGTCGTCGACCTCGCCCCGCCGCCCGGCCCGCGCGCACTGGAGGGTGGAGGGAGCCGGCCGGTGGACGCGCCGTTCTCGGGACTGGTGTTCAAGGTGCAGGCCAACATGGACCCCGCTCACCGTGACCGGATCGCGTTCATGCGGGTGTGCTCGGGCGTCTTCGAACGGGGCATGACCGTCACCCGTGCCGCCTCCGGCAAGCCGTTCGCCACCAAGTACGCGCACAGCGTCTTCGGCCAGGACCGCTCCATGGTCGACCTCGCCTACCCGGGCGACGTGGTCGGCCTGGTCAACGCCGCCTCGCTGCGCGTCGGCGACACCCTCCACACCGACCGGCCGGCCGTGTTCCCGCCGATGCCGACCTTCGCGCCCGAGCACTTCGCGGTGGTCCGACCGGTCGACCTGTCCCGCTCCAAGCAGTTCCGGCGCGGCATCGCGCAGCTGGACGAGGAGGGCGTGGTCCAGGTCCTGTCCTCCGACCTGCGCGGCGAGCAGGCGCCCGTGCTCGCGGCCGTGGGGCCCATGCAGTTCGACGTCGTCACCACGCGCATGGCCGGCGAGTTCTCCGCCGCCGTGAGGCTGGAGATGCTGCCCTACCACCTGGCCCGGTCAACCGACGCCGCCGGCGCCGAGGCGCTCAACGGCTCCCGCATCGTCAAGGGCGAGGCCCTCACCCGCATCCGGGACAAGGCCCAGCTCGCACTCTTCCCCGACCGCTGGCAGGCGGGCTCCTTCCAGCGGGAGTTCCCCGGCGCACGGCTGGAGCACCTCGTCGCAGCCCACGACTGA
- the pucL gene encoding factor-independent urate hydroxylase, which produces MPTILGRNQYGKAENRVVRVTRDGATHHIKDLNVSVALSGDMEEVHHSGSNANVLPTDTTKNTVFAFAKEHGIESAEQFGIHLARHFVTSQEPIHRARIRVEEYAWERIATSGAHTGERGEHSFVRKGQETRLTQVTYEGGCWEIVSGLKDLTVLNSTDSEFHGFVKDGYTTLKETRDRVLATSVAARWRFNWTDDERPMPDWETSYERTRQHLLQAFAETYSLSLQQTMYQMGALIIEQRDEIDEVRFSLPNRHHFQVDLEPFGLDNDTADGAVYFAADRPYGLIEATILRDGCEALIPPDLTNL; this is translated from the coding sequence ATGCCCACGATTCTCGGCCGGAACCAGTACGGCAAAGCGGAGAACCGCGTCGTCAGGGTCACGCGGGACGGCGCCACCCACCACATCAAGGACCTCAACGTCTCCGTCGCCCTGTCCGGCGACATGGAGGAGGTCCACCACTCCGGCTCCAACGCCAACGTCCTGCCGACGGACACCACCAAGAACACCGTGTTCGCCTTCGCCAAGGAGCACGGCATCGAGTCCGCCGAGCAGTTCGGCATCCACCTCGCCCGGCACTTCGTCACCTCCCAGGAGCCCATCCACCGGGCCCGTATCCGCGTCGAGGAGTACGCCTGGGAGCGGATCGCGACCTCCGGGGCCCACACGGGCGAGCGCGGGGAGCACTCCTTCGTCCGCAAGGGCCAGGAGACCCGGCTGACACAGGTCACCTACGAAGGCGGGTGCTGGGAGATCGTCTCGGGCCTGAAGGACCTGACGGTGCTGAACTCCACCGACTCCGAGTTCCACGGCTTCGTCAAGGACGGGTACACGACGCTGAAGGAGACCCGGGACCGCGTCCTCGCCACCTCGGTCGCCGCCCGCTGGCGGTTCAACTGGACCGACGACGAGCGGCCGATGCCCGACTGGGAGACATCCTACGAGCGGACGAGGCAGCACCTGCTCCAGGCCTTCGCGGAGACGTACTCCCTGTCCCTGCAGCAGACGATGTACCAGATGGGCGCCCTGATCATCGAGCAGCGCGACGAGATAGACGAGGTCCGCTTCTCCCTCCCCAACCGCCACCACTTCCAGGTGGACCTGGAGCCCTTCGGACTCGACAACGACACCGCGGACGGCGCTGTGTACTTCGCCGCCGACCGTCCCTACGGCCTGATCGAGGCGACGATCCTGCGCGACGGCTGCGAGGCGCTCATACCGCCGGACCTCACCAACCTCTGA
- a CDS encoding VWA domain-containing protein translates to MIRRKWPATGIGLLLAALSAGLALPSAATAGEPTGQDAPQVDLVLDVSGSMRTRDIDGQSRMAAAKQAFNEVLDATPEEVELGIRTLGADYPGDDKKEGCKDTAQLYPVGPLDRTEAKTAVATLSPTGWTPIGPALLEAADDFEGGNGSRRIVLISDGEDTCAPLDPCEVAREIAAKGIGLTIDTLGLVPNAKLSRQLSCIAEATGGTYTSVEHQDELTDRVNELVDRAAEPVVTPVATEGGASCAKAPTLESGLYTDREEFGQQRWYRVDVPAGRELRASVSVAADRAVDPDYGVLLRAVTVHSREIVRGEATGNGRTDVLSTGLRYPKPERDDDSDDSDGKPAAETVCLAVTNSFSPGSGVKTTPGLPLELTVDVVDGPSGSSDVASFGLGRGWWLLGALVLTGFLAGLVWGWLSRWRLAVWRTS, encoded by the coding sequence ATGATCAGAAGAAAATGGCCGGCCACAGGCATCGGTCTCCTGCTCGCCGCCCTGTCGGCGGGGCTCGCCCTCCCGTCCGCGGCGACCGCCGGTGAACCCACGGGCCAGGACGCGCCCCAGGTCGACCTCGTCCTCGATGTGAGCGGCTCGATGCGGACCCGGGACATCGACGGGCAGTCCCGGATGGCCGCGGCGAAGCAGGCGTTCAACGAGGTGCTGGACGCGACGCCGGAGGAGGTCGAGCTGGGGATCCGCACCCTCGGCGCCGACTACCCCGGCGACGACAAGAAGGAGGGCTGCAAGGACACCGCGCAGCTCTACCCGGTCGGCCCGCTGGACCGCACCGAGGCCAAGACGGCGGTGGCCACGCTGAGCCCGACCGGCTGGACCCCGATCGGCCCCGCCCTGCTGGAGGCGGCCGACGACTTCGAGGGCGGCAACGGTTCCAGGCGCATCGTACTGATCAGTGACGGTGAGGACACCTGCGCCCCGCTCGATCCGTGCGAGGTGGCCCGGGAGATCGCGGCCAAGGGGATCGGCCTGACCATCGACACGCTGGGCCTGGTGCCGAACGCCAAGCTGAGCCGGCAGCTCAGCTGTATCGCCGAGGCGACCGGCGGCACCTACACCTCGGTCGAGCACCAGGACGAACTCACCGACCGTGTCAATGAGCTGGTGGACCGCGCGGCCGAGCCGGTGGTGACACCGGTCGCGACCGAGGGCGGCGCCTCGTGCGCGAAGGCGCCGACGCTGGAGTCCGGTCTCTACACGGACCGTGAGGAGTTCGGGCAGCAGCGCTGGTACCGCGTGGACGTGCCGGCGGGCCGGGAACTGCGCGCATCGGTGAGCGTGGCGGCCGACCGGGCGGTGGACCCCGACTACGGCGTGCTGCTGCGGGCCGTCACGGTGCACAGCCGGGAGATCGTCCGCGGCGAGGCCACGGGCAACGGCCGCACGGACGTCCTGTCCACCGGCCTGCGCTACCCGAAGCCCGAACGGGACGACGACAGCGACGACTCCGACGGCAAGCCGGCCGCCGAGACGGTGTGCCTGGCGGTGACCAACTCGTTCTCGCCGGGCTCTGGTGTGAAGACCACGCCCGGCCTGCCTCTGGAACTGACCGTCGACGTCGTCGACGGCCCGAGCGGGTCGAGTGACGTGGCCTCCTTCGGCCTGGGCCGGGGCTGGTGGCTGCTCGGCGCACTGGTCCTCACGGGCTTCCTCGCCGGTCTCGTATGGGGCTGGCTGTCACGCTGGCGGCTCGCGGTCTGGAGGACCAGCTGA
- a CDS encoding pyridoxal phosphate-dependent aminotransferase yields the protein MEFRQSSKLSEVCYEIRGPVIEHANALEEAGHSVLRLNTGNPALFGFEAPEEILQDMIRMLPQAHGYTDSRGVLSARRAVAQRYQTLGVEVDVDDVFLGNGVSELVSMAVTALLEDGDEVLIPAPDFPLWTAVTTLAGGKAVHYLCDEQADWYPDLDDMASKITDRTKAVVIINPNNPTGAVYPKEIVEGILGLARRHGLMVLADEIYDQILYDDAVHHSAAALAPDLVVLTFCGLSKTYRVAGFRSGWLVVTGPKQHARNYLEGLTTLASMRLCANAPAQYAIQAALGGRQSISELTSPGGRLHEQRDVAWRMLNDIPGVSCVKPKGALYAFPRIDPAVHRIHDDEKFVLDLLLREKIQVVQGTGFNWPTTDHFRILTLPHADDLEAAVGRIGRFLSGYRQ from the coding sequence ATGGAGTTCCGGCAGTCGAGCAAGCTCAGCGAGGTCTGTTACGAGATCCGCGGCCCGGTCATAGAACACGCGAACGCGCTGGAGGAGGCGGGACACAGCGTGCTGCGCCTGAACACCGGGAATCCGGCCCTGTTCGGCTTCGAGGCGCCGGAGGAGATCCTCCAGGACATGATCAGGATGCTGCCGCAGGCGCACGGCTACACCGACTCGCGGGGCGTCCTCTCCGCCCGCCGCGCGGTGGCCCAGCGCTACCAGACCCTGGGTGTGGAGGTCGACGTCGACGACGTCTTCCTCGGCAACGGCGTCTCCGAACTGGTGTCGATGGCCGTCACGGCGCTGTTGGAGGACGGCGACGAAGTCCTCATCCCCGCGCCCGACTTCCCCCTCTGGACGGCGGTGACCACCCTTGCGGGCGGCAAGGCGGTCCACTACCTGTGCGACGAACAGGCCGACTGGTACCCGGACCTGGACGATATGGCGTCGAAGATCACGGACCGCACGAAGGCCGTGGTCATCATCAACCCCAACAACCCGACGGGCGCGGTCTATCCGAAGGAGATCGTCGAGGGAATCCTCGGGCTGGCCCGCCGTCACGGCCTGATGGTGCTCGCCGACGAGATCTACGACCAGATCCTCTACGACGACGCCGTACACCACTCGGCCGCCGCGCTCGCCCCCGACCTGGTCGTCCTCACCTTCTGCGGGCTGTCGAAGACGTACCGCGTGGCGGGCTTCCGCTCCGGCTGGCTGGTGGTCACGGGCCCGAAGCAGCACGCGAGGAACTACCTGGAGGGCCTGACGACGCTGGCCTCCATGCGCCTGTGCGCCAACGCGCCCGCCCAGTACGCCATTCAGGCCGCTCTCGGTGGCCGCCAGTCCATCAGCGAGCTGACCTCCCCGGGGGGCCGCCTGCACGAACAGCGGGACGTGGCCTGGCGCATGCTCAACGACATCCCCGGCGTGAGCTGCGTCAAGCCCAAGGGCGCCCTGTATGCCTTCCCCCGCATCGACCCGGCTGTGCACCGGATCCACGACGACGAGAAGTTCGTCCTCGACCTGCTCCTGCGGGAGAAGATCCAGGTGGTCCAGGGCACCGGCTTCAACTGGCCCACCACCGACCACTTCCGCATCCTGACCCTCCCCCACGCGGACGACCTGGAGGCCGCGGTCGGCCGCATCGGCCGCTTCCTGAGCGGTTACCGACAGTAG
- a CDS encoding winged helix-turn-helix transcriptional regulator — MSPRRSYDQYCSAARALDTVGDRWTLLIVRELLAGPRRYTDLHADLPGVSTDVLASRLKDMERDGLTTRRRLPPPGAVYVYELTRRGSELLPVLQALGAWGQAALGERRPTDAVRAHWFALPLLRALEGVGAGEGRGAGEGEGGLVEVRLEEGMFHLQVGAVDGPVHGSGSVYGDGPAPGVPDATLVLGTDTCTAISRGESTVAEAVRDGRVTVSGHGTLAKALREV; from the coding sequence ATGTCACCTCGCCGAAGCTACGACCAGTACTGTTCCGCCGCCCGCGCGCTCGACACCGTCGGCGACCGCTGGACCCTGCTGATCGTCCGCGAGCTCCTCGCCGGCCCGCGGCGCTACACCGACCTGCACGCGGACCTTCCCGGCGTCAGCACGGACGTACTGGCCTCACGGCTGAAGGACATGGAGCGCGACGGGCTGACCACCCGGCGGCGGCTGCCCCCGCCCGGCGCGGTCTACGTGTACGAACTCACGCGCCGTGGAAGTGAGTTGCTCCCCGTACTGCAAGCGCTCGGCGCGTGGGGGCAGGCGGCGCTGGGGGAGCGGCGGCCCACCGACGCGGTGCGGGCGCACTGGTTCGCGCTGCCCCTGCTGCGCGCCCTGGAGGGAGTGGGCGCCGGTGAGGGCCGGGGTGCGGGCGAGGGGGAGGGCGGGCTGGTCGAAGTCCGTTTGGAGGAAGGGATGTTCCACCTGCAGGTCGGCGCCGTGGACGGACCGGTCCACGGGAGCGGGTCGGTCTACGGTGACGGGCCTGCTCCCGGCGTGCCGGACGCCACCCTGGTCCTCGGCACCGACACCTGTACGGCGATCAGCCGAGGCGAGTCGACCGTAGCCGAGGCCGTACGGGACGGGCGGGTGACGGTGAGCGGCCACGGCACGCTCGCCAAGGCACTGAGGGAGGTGTGA
- the uraD gene encoding 2-oxo-4-hydroxy-4-carboxy-5-ureidoimidazoline decarboxylase — protein MTSTSTPQGLARFNALEESAALAALHEVCACTAWVRLLLAGRPYATADGLYATADAAVSGLTAADLDEAMAGHPPIGGPRSGDPATTREQSGMACAPDRLKAEMLELNLAYQEKFGHVFLVCATGRTGEQMRDAARERIGNTPERERETVRTELGRINRIRLARLVEADRQP, from the coding sequence GTGACGTCCACTTCCACGCCGCAGGGCCTGGCCCGCTTCAACGCCCTGGAGGAGAGCGCGGCCCTTGCCGCACTCCACGAGGTGTGCGCCTGCACGGCATGGGTCCGCCTGCTGCTCGCCGGCCGCCCCTACGCGACCGCCGACGGCCTGTACGCCACCGCCGACGCCGCCGTGAGCGGGCTGACCGCGGCGGACCTCGACGAGGCGATGGCCGGACACCCGCCGATCGGCGGACCCCGGTCCGGCGACCCGGCCACCACGCGGGAGCAGAGCGGCATGGCCTGTGCGCCGGACCGGCTCAAGGCGGAGATGCTCGAGCTGAACCTCGCCTACCAGGAGAAGTTCGGCCATGTGTTCCTCGTCTGCGCCACCGGCCGGACCGGCGAGCAGATGCGCGACGCGGCCAGGGAGCGCATCGGCAACACGCCGGAGCGGGAACGCGAGACCGTCCGCACCGAGCTGGGGAGGATCAACCGCATCCGCCTGGCCCGGCTCGTCGAAGCGGACCGACAGCCCTGA
- a CDS encoding acyl-CoA thioesterase translates to MSEPFSVRVTVRGYETDVQGHLNQAVYLNYAEHARWALLREAGITQSVLAARGVGPVALETTIRYKRELLAGDEVDVSCAFSWNTGKTFRIEQVVTGADGTVSAEITAVGGVLDLGLRKLLPSPQDVFRELARNPGLFGL, encoded by the coding sequence GTGAGCGAGCCGTTTTCCGTCCGGGTGACCGTGCGCGGGTACGAGACCGACGTGCAGGGCCACCTCAACCAGGCCGTGTACCTCAATTACGCGGAGCACGCGCGCTGGGCCCTGCTCCGTGAAGCGGGCATCACGCAGTCCGTGCTCGCGGCGCGGGGCGTGGGGCCGGTCGCCCTGGAGACGACCATCCGCTACAAGCGCGAACTGCTCGCCGGCGACGAGGTCGACGTGAGCTGCGCCTTCTCCTGGAACACCGGCAAGACGTTCCGTATCGAGCAGGTCGTCACCGGGGCGGACGGCACCGTCTCGGCCGAGATCACGGCGGTCGGCGGCGTGCTGGACCTGGGGCTGCGCAAGCTGCTGCCGAGCCCGCAGGACGTCTTCCGGGAGCTGGCCAGGAACCCGGGCCTGTTCGGCCTGTAG
- a CDS encoding helix-turn-helix domain-containing protein — MSGVADEPFVAAVKPLVDAMGGQLLPPDEAGPDDVVLAWEGADAVAVRLPQLADSLDHILAALERRHGRPLAGLDRRTKQEIVRGLEARGAFAVRHGVETVAGALGVSRFTVYNYLNREKGS; from the coding sequence ATGAGCGGTGTGGCGGACGAGCCGTTCGTCGCTGCGGTCAAGCCGCTCGTCGACGCCATGGGCGGGCAGCTGCTCCCGCCCGACGAGGCCGGTCCCGACGACGTCGTCCTCGCCTGGGAAGGCGCCGACGCCGTCGCCGTGCGCCTGCCCCAGCTCGCCGACTCCCTCGATCACATCCTCGCCGCGCTGGAGCGCCGGCACGGCCGGCCCCTCGCCGGCCTGGACCGCAGGACCAAGCAGGAGATCGTCCGCGGTCTGGAGGCGCGCGGTGCCTTCGCGGTCCGGCACGGCGTCGAGACGGTGGCGGGCGCGCTCGGCGTCAGCCGCTTCACCGTCTACAACTACCTCAACCGGGAGAAGGGCTCCTGA
- a CDS encoding thiamine-binding protein: MRLRVEFTTEPFDLDEAPAHAVVAREVVEGAALDSVDVGPFGNTAEGGADVVLDAVDALLRRSLEAGATRVSLQVNVIAEGRG; encoded by the coding sequence ATGCGATTGAGAGTGGAGTTCACGACCGAGCCCTTCGATCTGGACGAGGCGCCCGCGCACGCGGTGGTGGCCCGGGAGGTCGTGGAGGGGGCCGCGCTGGACTCGGTGGACGTCGGGCCGTTCGGAAACACCGCGGAGGGGGGTGCCGACGTGGTCCTCGACGCTGTGGACGCGCTGCTGCGCCGCAGCCTGGAGGCCGGCGCGACCCGGGTCTCGCTCCAGGTCAACGTGATCGCGGAGGGCAGGGGATGA
- the uraH gene encoding hydroxyisourate hydrolase, with protein sequence MSTETTASVSTHILDTSAGRPARDVAVQLSARPGREAHWQALGGSATDEDGRCEDLPALPEGTTHVRLHFDVERYFTDRQAEARQDTPAHRDSGTGVFFPEVAITFAVVPGERYHVPLLLSPFGYSVYRGS encoded by the coding sequence ATGAGCACCGAGACCACCGCTTCCGTGTCCACGCACATCCTGGACACCAGCGCCGGCCGCCCCGCCCGGGACGTCGCCGTCCAGCTCTCCGCCCGCCCGGGCCGGGAGGCGCACTGGCAGGCGCTCGGCGGCTCCGCGACGGACGAGGACGGGCGGTGCGAGGACCTCCCGGCACTGCCTGAGGGCACCACCCATGTACGGCTCCACTTCGACGTCGAGCGGTACTTCACCGACAGGCAGGCCGAGGCACGGCAGGACACCCCCGCGCACCGGGACAGCGGCACCGGAGTGTTCTTCCCGGAGGTGGCGATCACGTTCGCCGTCGTACCGGGCGAGCGCTACCACGTACCGCTGCTGCTCAGCCCGTTCGGCTACTCCGTATACCGAGGGAGCTAG